The following are encoded together in the Clostridium sp. BJN0013 genome:
- a CDS encoding AbrB/MazE/SpoVT family DNA-binding domain-containing protein → MKSTGIVRKVDQLGRVVLPKELRKKLDMPEGVPLEMVVNGDEIILKKYKPACIFCGETEDVVKWKGKKVCQRCLDNLKTSRLR, encoded by the coding sequence ATGAAATCAACAGGGATAGTTAGAAAAGTAGACCAGCTGGGTAGAGTAGTTCTACCGAAGGAGTTAAGAAAAAAATTGGATATGCCAGAGGGTGTACCGTTGGAAATGGTTGTAAATGGAGATGAAATTATTTTAAAAAAGTATAAGCCTGCTTGTATATTCTGTGGAGAAACAGAGGATGTTGTGAAGTGGAAAGGGAAAAAGGTGTGCCAGAGGTGCTTGGATAACCTTAAGACAAGTAGATTGAGGTGA
- a CDS encoding DUF4373 domain-containing protein, producing the protein MKETYYFSHDYNARNDPKILAMRSEYGAEGYGWYWMIIEILREQPEYKLEYNKYLCITLAMQLQCDKNALHEYVEKCINEYKLFESDGTYFWSNSLLRRMSEKDAKNDAKSEKARKAANARWHKDSETKKTDENNTENDAKKNASDAPAMHEQCIAMLKEKKGKEKKIKDNVVIKKENKEKENWVVALDYFCQKSGKPDAQLRISEREAAQKVCEEVPILETVLKGIDKAFADFKPDTDSDKINSFKYCVPVIKKLYAGLQNKNSKKNGGGKRGSSKQDTDSGEDSSPYDFSRFGG; encoded by the coding sequence ATGAAGGAGACGTATTACTTCTCTCATGACTATAATGCCAGAAATGATCCCAAAATACTCGCCATGAGAAGCGAGTATGGAGCAGAAGGTTATGGATGGTATTGGATGATTATTGAGATATTAAGGGAACAGCCTGAATATAAACTTGAATATAATAAATACTTGTGCATTACGTTAGCAATGCAACTGCAATGCGACAAAAATGCATTGCATGAGTATGTAGAAAAATGCATAAATGAGTATAAATTATTTGAGTCTGATGGCACCTATTTTTGGTCAAATAGTTTGCTAAGAAGGATGTCTGAAAAGGATGCTAAAAATGATGCTAAATCAGAGAAAGCAAGAAAGGCTGCTAATGCCAGATGGCACAAGGATTCAGAGACTAAAAAAACTGATGAAAATAATACAGAAAATGATGCTAAAAAAAATGCTAGTGATGCGCCTGCAATGCATGAGCAATGCATAGCAATGCTAAAAGAAAAGAAAGGAAAGGAAAAGAAAATAAAAGATAATGTTGTTATTAAAAAAGAAAATAAAGAAAAAGAGAACTGGGTAGTAGCACTCGATTATTTCTGTCAAAAATCAGGTAAGCCAGATGCTCAATTAAGAATAAGTGAAAGGGAAGCAGCCCAAAAAGTCTGTGAAGAGGTACCGATTCTTGAAACAGTCCTTAAGGGTATAGATAAAGCGTTTGCCGATTTTAAACCAGATACCGATTCTGATAAAATCAACAGCTTTAAATACTGTGTACCTGTAATAAAAAAGCTGTATGCTGGATTGCAAAATAAAAATTCTAAGAAAAATGGAGGTGGGAAGCGTGGAAGTTCTAAACAGGATACTGACTCAGGTGAGGACTCAAGCCCATACGACTTCTCAAGATTTGGGGGGTAG
- a CDS encoding ATP-binding protein, translated as MRTQAHTTSQDLGGRSVYKCPVCQDTGWAKTKTGYRRCSCYEKEHAKMLWKSFGVDPAKVKTLNDYKGYDDVTKKALYMAKAYIRDFESIMDTEENSFALLGQSGAGKSHIAIAIGAALLNRKNPVQVIYMPYLEAMRELKANVNDDEYYLRLSDRYKKAKVLIIDDLFKDKVKNGQMIKDRYGNRIGLSDVDIKHIMPIINYRYFNKFPTLISTECTMGILVELDEALARRILEPCGDNITVFKGAEYNYGMREFVRK; from the coding sequence GTGAGGACTCAAGCCCATACGACTTCTCAAGATTTGGGGGGTAGATCTGTGTATAAATGCCCTGTATGCCAGGATACCGGATGGGCGAAAACAAAAACAGGATACAGAAGATGTAGTTGCTACGAAAAAGAACATGCCAAAATGCTTTGGAAAAGTTTTGGGGTGGACCCTGCAAAGGTGAAAACTCTGAATGATTACAAGGGCTATGATGATGTCACTAAAAAAGCTTTGTACATGGCTAAAGCCTATATACGTGACTTTGAAAGTATCATGGATACCGAAGAAAATAGCTTTGCTTTATTAGGGCAATCTGGAGCAGGGAAAAGCCATATAGCAATAGCCATAGGTGCAGCACTTTTGAACCGAAAAAATCCTGTGCAGGTTATATATATGCCTTATCTTGAAGCTATGAGAGAACTTAAGGCAAATGTCAATGATGATGAATATTACTTGAGATTATCTGACAGGTATAAGAAAGCAAAAGTGTTGATTATAGACGATTTGTTTAAGGACAAAGTTAAAAATGGGCAGATGATTAAAGACAGGTACGGAAATAGAATAGGGCTTAGCGACGTTGATATAAAGCACATAATGCCAATTATAAATTACAGGTATTTTAATAAATTCCCAACACTGATAAGTACGGAGTGTACAATGGGGATTCTTGTAGAGCTTGATGAAGCACTGGCAAGGAGAATACTTGAACCTTGTGGAGATAACATAACGGTTTTCAAGGGTGCTGAGTACAATTATGGGATGAGGGAATTTGTTAGAAAGTGA
- a CDS encoding YqaJ viral recombinase family protein, with protein sequence MYKVLTKTKDMTEIEWLKSRQQGIGGSDAGAILGVNNYKTLFDVYIDKTQDIVEPNEQSEAAYWGIVLEPMVAKRFSKETGKKVRKRNAILQSIKYPFMTANLDREIVGEKSLLECKTTNAYLAKGWESEEIPVSYLAQVMHYLAVTGDEKAYIAVLIGGQKFIYKEVQRDEELINIIVAKEKDFWENNVLKRVPPKLDGSDAAERYLKERFKDSVPGTVVNLKSEYKDKIRDYLELKNTIKTLELQAKEIENNIKLELGEAEIGYAHKYEIDWKSITANKFDNKRFKKDHPELFKQYLNTSSYRKFSIKEVQV encoded by the coding sequence TTGTACAAGGTATTGACCAAAACTAAAGATATGACAGAAATAGAATGGCTAAAGAGCAGGCAGCAAGGGATTGGAGGCTCTGATGCAGGGGCAATCCTTGGAGTGAATAATTATAAAACGCTCTTTGATGTATATATTGATAAAACTCAAGACATAGTTGAACCAAACGAACAAAGTGAAGCTGCTTATTGGGGGATAGTGCTTGAACCTATGGTAGCAAAAAGATTTTCAAAAGAAACTGGTAAAAAAGTAAGAAAGAGAAATGCAATACTTCAAAGTATAAAATATCCTTTTATGACTGCAAATTTAGATAGAGAAATAGTTGGAGAGAAATCATTATTGGAATGTAAAACTACAAATGCATATCTGGCTAAGGGCTGGGAAAGTGAAGAAATACCAGTAAGCTATCTGGCACAGGTTATGCACTATCTGGCTGTTACAGGGGATGAAAAGGCATATATAGCCGTGCTTATAGGCGGACAAAAGTTTATATACAAGGAAGTCCAAAGAGACGAGGAACTTATAAACATAATTGTGGCCAAAGAAAAAGACTTCTGGGAAAACAATGTACTTAAAAGAGTGCCGCCTAAGTTGGATGGTTCTGATGCGGCAGAAAGATATTTAAAAGAAAGATTCAAGGACTCAGTTCCGGGGACGGTTGTAAATCTAAAATCTGAATATAAGGACAAGATTAGAGATTACCTTGAACTTAAAAATACAATAAAAACCCTTGAGCTGCAGGCAAAAGAAATTGAAAACAATATAAAACTTGAGCTAGGCGAGGCAGAGATTGGGTATGCACATAAATATGAAATTGACTGGAAGAGTATAACTGCTAATAAATTTGACAATAAAAGATTTAAGAAGGACCATCCGGAACTATTTAAGCAATATTTGAATACCAGTTCCTATAGAAAATTCAGTATCAAGGAGGTACAAGTATAA
- a CDS encoding recombinase RecT, protein MATTESLKKQLIKKESKPPKDPFKALVYSAGIKKRFEDMLDKQANGFITSLLNLKQDKLKGCDDMTVLGSALKAASLKLPIDPNLGFAWIIPFKNHGKLEAQFQIGYRGFIQMAQRSAQYKKLSVTEIYEGQFKSFNPLTEELELDLENKQSDAVMGYAAYFRLLNGFEKIVYWNKEKVTSHARRFSKSFEKGPWQTDFDTMAKKTVLKNMLSTWGILSIDMQEAITSDGKIIRTNEDNYEVLEEEKELDATDVEYTETEEEDKEQDEKDLYKGTPFEEGAES, encoded by the coding sequence ATGGCAACAACAGAGAGTTTAAAAAAGCAGCTTATAAAAAAAGAGTCTAAACCACCAAAAGATCCTTTTAAAGCACTTGTCTATTCGGCGGGGATAAAGAAAAGGTTTGAGGATATGCTGGATAAACAGGCAAATGGATTTATAACAAGTTTACTTAATTTAAAGCAGGATAAATTAAAAGGCTGTGATGACATGACAGTCTTGGGAAGTGCCTTAAAGGCAGCTTCCTTGAAATTACCCATAGATCCTAATCTGGGCTTTGCATGGATAATACCTTTTAAAAACCATGGAAAATTAGAAGCGCAGTTTCAGATAGGATATAGGGGATTCATACAGATGGCTCAAAGGTCGGCACAATATAAAAAGCTTAGTGTAACAGAGATATATGAAGGACAATTTAAGAGCTTTAATCCACTTACAGAGGAACTGGAGCTGGATTTAGAAAACAAGCAGTCAGATGCAGTTATGGGATATGCAGCATACTTTAGGCTTCTTAATGGATTTGAAAAAATAGTGTACTGGAATAAAGAAAAGGTAACATCTCATGCGAGGAGATTCAGCAAGAGTTTTGAAAAAGGACCATGGCAGACAGATTTTGATACAATGGCCAAGAAAACAGTACTTAAAAACATGCTTTCAACATGGGGAATTCTAAGTATTGATATGCAGGAAGCAATTACAAGTGATGGTAAAATAATTAGAACTAACGAGGACAATTATGAGGTACTTGAAGAGGAAAAAGAGTTAGATGCTACTGATGTGGAGTATACAGAAACAGAGGAAGAAGACAAGGAACAGGATGAGAAGGATTTGTATAAAGGCACACCGTTTGAAGAAGGTGCGGAAAGCTAG